A genome region from Erigeron canadensis isolate Cc75 chromosome 3, C_canadensis_v1, whole genome shotgun sequence includes the following:
- the LOC122593160 gene encoding nuclear transcription factor Y subunit B-3-like isoform X1: MADSDTDNNNELSAREQDRFLPIANVSRIMKKALPANAKISKDAKETVQECVSEFISFITGEASDKCQREKRKTINGDDLLWAMTTLSFEEYVEPLKVYLAKYREMEGEKTTMASGREKDGSSDGGGGGDGGNSGGFSDYGGMHGTNIMMGRVQQHQNMYNSGSGSGYHNQSVNFGRSDSFGGNSSQRILLILARC, encoded by the coding sequence atggcGGATTCCGACACCGACAACAACAACGAATTATCGGCAAGGGAACAAGATAGGTTCCTCCCAATTGCTAACGTAAGTAGGATCATGAAAAAAGCGTTGCCTGCTAATGCAAAGATATCAAAAGATGCTAAAGAAACAGTTCAAGAATGTGTTTCCGAGTTTATTAGTTTTATAACGGGTGAAGCGTCAGACAAGTGTCAGCGTGAAAAGCGGAAAACTATTAATGGTGATGATTTGTTATGGGCCATGACTACTTTAAGTTTTGAAGAATATGTTGAGCCTTTGAAAGTTTATTTAGCTAAATATCGTGAAATGGAAGGCGAAAAAACAACTATGGCTAGTGGTCGCGAAAAAGATGGCTCAtcagatggtggtggtggcggcgacggaGGAAATTCTGGTGGTTTTAGTGATTATGGTGGTATGCATGGGACTAATATAATGATGGGCCGAGTTCAACAACATCAAAATATGTATAATTCGGGTTCAGGTTCGGGTTATCATAACCAATCCGTGAATTTTGGTAGATCGGACAGCTTTGGTGGAAATTCTag
- the LOC122593160 gene encoding nuclear transcription factor Y subunit B-3-like isoform X2: MADSDTDNNNELSAREQDRFLPIANVSRIMKKALPANAKISKDAKETVQECVSEFISFITGEASDKCQREKRKTINGDDLLWAMTTLSFEEYVEPLKVYLAKYREMEGEKTTMASGREKDGSSDGGGGGDGGNSGGFSDYGGMHGTNIMMGRVQQHQNMYNSGSGSGYHNQSVNFGRSDSFGGNSRQPLTIQDTT, encoded by the coding sequence atggcGGATTCCGACACCGACAACAACAACGAATTATCGGCAAGGGAACAAGATAGGTTCCTCCCAATTGCTAACGTAAGTAGGATCATGAAAAAAGCGTTGCCTGCTAATGCAAAGATATCAAAAGATGCTAAAGAAACAGTTCAAGAATGTGTTTCCGAGTTTATTAGTTTTATAACGGGTGAAGCGTCAGACAAGTGTCAGCGTGAAAAGCGGAAAACTATTAATGGTGATGATTTGTTATGGGCCATGACTACTTTAAGTTTTGAAGAATATGTTGAGCCTTTGAAAGTTTATTTAGCTAAATATCGTGAAATGGAAGGCGAAAAAACAACTATGGCTAGTGGTCGCGAAAAAGATGGCTCAtcagatggtggtggtggcggcgacggaGGAAATTCTGGTGGTTTTAGTGATTATGGTGGTATGCATGGGACTAATATAATGATGGGCCGAGTTCAACAACATCAAAATATGTATAATTCGGGTTCAGGTTCGGGTTATCATAACCAATCCGTGAATTTTGGTAGATCGGACAGCTTTGGTGGAAATTCTag